From the genome of Desulfovibrio sp. JY:
CGACGTTGATGCGGTTTTCGGTGCCCTCGAGCTGGTTTTGAAGGTCGCGGAAGTTCTGGTCGGCCTTGAGCTGCGGGTAGTTTTCGGCGATGGCCAGAAGGCGCGACAGGGAGGACTGCATTTGTCCCTGGGCCTGCTGGAAGGCGGCCATGGCCTTGGGGTCATTGAGCGTTTCGGGCGTGATTTTCACCTGCGTGGCCTTGGCCCGGGCGTCGACCACGGCGGTCAGGGTGTCTTTTTCATGGCTGGCGTAGCCTTTGACCGTTGCCACGAGGTTGGGGATGAGGTCCAGACGGCGTTGCAGGGCCGATTCCACGTTGCCCCAGGCGGCGTTGACCGCCTCCTCGTTGGTCTGCATCTGGTTGTAGCCGCAGCCGGAGAGGCTGGACAGCATGAGGACGGCGATGAGGAGTCCAAGAAGTCTGGGCATGGTCGCTCCTTGAGAAAGGGGTGATGCTGCCACGCCTATACGCAACGGTGGGGCGTGGCAAGGTTTGGCGGATTTTTCGCGGGATGGGACATCAGCCCATGCGCCCCGCGCCGAGAATCCGGGAGACGATGTCCCGGGAGTTGGCCTCGGCTTGCAGGTATTCCTCGTGGCTGAGTCCCGCGCCGAGGGCGATTTTCTTGCGGCGTTCCTGGGAGACGAGGTCGTCCGGGGCGTGGGCGTCGTTGTCGATGACGAGTTTCGCCCCGAAGCGCCGGGCCAGGGCAGCCACGTGGCCGTTGGTCAGGCTATGGCCTTTGCGGGTGGTGATTTCGAGCGCCACACCGCGTTCGGCGGCCAGTTCCGCCTCTTCCGGGGTGATGAGTCCCGGATGGGCCAGGATGTCCACCCCGGCCTCGATGGCGGCCAGGTTGGTGCCGGTTTCGACGGGCTCGACGATGGTTTCGCCGTGCACCACCACGATCTGCGCCCCGCGTTCCCGGGCCATTTCGATCAGGTGGGGGATCAGCGGCGGCGGCACGTGGGTGATCTCCACCCCGCACAGCACGGTGACGCCGAGAAAGGCCCCGGTTTCGGCCACGAACCGGCCGATGTTGGTGAGGATCAGGTCCAGGTTGGAGAAGTCGGCGTGGTCGGTCATGGCCATGGCGCGGTAGCCGGCTTTGGCGGCGCGGCGGGCCAGTTCCGAGGGAATGAGTTCGCCGTCGGAGAAGGTGGTGTGGGTGTGCAGGTCAATCATGGCGTCACATTTTGTATTTGGTGTCGTCGAGGTCGAATTTTTCCAGCAGTTCCGTCCACTTGTCGCTGTCGTCGCTGGAAAATGCCACCACGGATTCGCTTTTGGCCTCGTTCGCCACCTGTTCGAGCACGGGTTCGGCCACGAGGATGGGGGCCTTGGCTCGCAGGGCCAGGGCGATGGCGTCCGACGGGCGGCTGTCCACGCGGCGGATGCCGCCTTCCACCTCCAGCTCGATGTCGGCGTAGTAGGTGCCTTCGGCGAGCTCGGTCACGTGGATGGCCACCACGTGCCCGTCGAGCTTGGCGATCATGTTGAGCAGCAGGTCGTGGGTCATGGGGCGCGGCAGCACCACGTCGTTTAGGGCCAGGGAGATGGCCATGGCTTCCATGGCGCCGATCCAGATGGGGAGAACGGCTTTTTCCTCCATGTCCTTGAGGATCAGCACGGGGACCTGGGATTCTTCGTCAAGGGCCAGTCCGAACACTTTCATTTCAATCATGGTCGGCCTCCGCCTCCCCGATCAGGGAGTGCTTTTTGGCTTGACGGATGCGGGCGCGCACGATCGTTCCGGCGGCATCCGCAACGCCCGGCAGGGCCATGTTGACGATGCGCCCCCCGGGATCGCGTCCTCGCCAGGAGGGGCCGGTCGGACCGTCCCGGCGGCTGGCGCCTTCGATGAGGACCTCGGTCGTCCGTCCGACCTGCGCGGCCAGGGTCGCCGTGAGGCGCTCGTCGAGCAGGGCCTGCAACTCGGCCAGACGGGCCGATTTGACCTCCTGGGCGATTTTCGGCTCCATGCGCTCGGATACGGTTCCCGGCCTATCACAGTACATGAAGGAGAAGCCGCTATCAAACCCAACCTCACGCACCAGATCGAGGGTTTGCCGGAAATCGTCGTCGGTTTCACCGGGAAAGCCCACGATGAGGTCCGTGGTCAGGGCGATGTCCGGCCGGGCGCGGCGCAGCTTGTCCACGAGGAGCAGGTAGGCCGCCCGGTCGTAGCGCCGGCCCATGCGCCTAAGCACCGCGTCGGAGCCGGACTGCACCGGCAGATGCAGGGCCGGGCACAGCTCGGGCAGGTCGGCGAAGCGGGCGATGACGTCGTCGCTTAAGTCCTTGGGGTGGGAGGTGGTGAAGCGGATGCGCGCGATGCCCGGTATGGCGGCCACGGCGTCGAGCAACCGGGCGAAGGACGTGCCGTCGCCGGCGTTGTCGAGGCCGTAGCTGTTGACGTTCTGGCCAAGGAGCGTGATCTCCCGCGCCCCACGCCCGGCCAGCGCCTCGCACTCGGCCACGACCGCCGGGAGCCCCCGGGATTTCTGGCGGCCGCGCACGAAGGGCACGATGCAGTAGGCGCAGAAGTTGTCGCAGCCCTGCATGATGGAGACAAACGCCCGGGGCGGCACCGTATCCTCGGGCCAGGACTGGTCGCGCTCGGGATAGGTTTCGGTGAAATCCAAAAGCGACAGGCGAAGCCCGGGTTCGGCGGCAAGGCGGGCAAGCGCCCGGGGCGCGCCGGCGATGCCGTCCGAACCGAAAACGAGGCGCACCATGGGGAAGCGCCGCCACAGGGCCGGGCCGATCTGCTGGGCCACGCAGCCGCCGACCGCCACGAAGGCGTTCGGGTTGTCCCGGTGGCGGTCGGCGATGCGGCCGAGTTCGCTGGCCACTTTCTGTTCCGGCTTTTCGCGCACCGAGCAGGTGAAAAGGATGAAGAGCTCGGCCTCTTCCTCCGAAGCGGGCGTGAAACCCAGACTGATAAGCGACCGGGTCAGCCAGTCGCCGTCGCCGACGTTCATCTGGCAGCCCATGATGGTGACGTGAAATTTCATGATTGCGGTGAGGATAATGCACGACCGTGCGGCGGTAAAGGGCGGCGCAGGCCCCTTTCCCGGCGGGACGAGGCGAATATGTCGCGGCCGGGAGCCATTGCCACGCCCCGGCCGTGGTGGCATAGCACGTATTGAGGTGTCGGGCGCGCCACCCCACAACGACGGGCGGTACACGCGTCCGGAAAAAGCGATCGGGAGGCGGATGTGGCAACGACAACGGTTCCTGCGGTCTACGACCCGGTTTGGAAAACCATCCATTGGCTCACCGTGGCCCTGGTCCTGGCGCTTCTGGCCATCGGCTGGACCATGTCCGGGGGTGTGCTCTTCATGTGGCACGCCTCCCTTGGCGTCACGCTCTTTGTCGTGACGCTTTTGCGGCTTGCCTGGCATGCCGGCCATGTTCCGCCGCCCGTGCCGTCGACGCTTCGGCCCTGGGAACGCAAGGTGCTCAAGATCGTCCAGGTCCTTTTTTATGTTTTTCTGCTGGCGCAGCCGCTTATCGGCTGGTCCATCTACAGCCTCTCGCCGCGCTACACGCAGTTTTTCGGCCTGGCCTCCCTGCCGAAACTGCCCGGGCTGCTGGCCCTTGGCCATGGGGCGACCCTCCGCGATATCCTCGAAGGCGCGCACGGCACGGTGGCCACGCTTTTGGCCGCGCTGTTCGTGCTCCATGCCGGGGCGGCCATGAAGCATCACTTCATCCTGCGCGACAATGTGCTTTTGCGCATGGCCCCGTCCGCCCTGGGGCCGCTGCTCGATACGCTGCGGGGAAGACGCTGATGGCACGGGCCGGCCGGAGGATTTGGCATGTCTCCCGCGTTGCTGCATGATTTCGGCTTCATCCTGCTTGGCTTGGGCGTCGGCGCGTACGGCACGCTGATCGGCGCGGGCGGCGGCTTCGTGCTCATGCCGGTGCTGCTGCTGCTCTATCCGCACGACTCCCCGTCGCTTCTGACCAGCATTTCCCTGGCCGTGGTCTTTTTCAACGCCGCCTCGGGAGCCCAGGCCTACGGCCGGCTGGGGCGCATCGACTACAAGTCCGGGCTGGCATTCGCCATGGCGGCCGTGCCCGGGGCGGTGATCGGCGCGCTTTCGAGCAACTGGGTGCCGCGCCGCGTCTTCGACGTGATTTTCGGGGTGATCCTGGTCGCCGGGGCGCTTTTTCTCATGGTGCGGCGAAACGGCGCGACAAGTCCCGCCCGGGAGAAGCCCGGGCTTACCCACCGGCGCATCGTGGAGCATGACGGCGTTGTCCACGAATACGACTTCCGGCTGCGCACGGGCGTCATCATCAGCCTCTTCGTCGGCTACCTGTCGAGCTTTCTCGGCATCGGCGGCGGCATCATCCACGTGCCCGCCCTGGTCTACATCCTGTCCTTCCCCGTGCATGTGGCCACGGCCACATCCCACTTCATCCTGGCCATCATGGCCCTGGCCGGCACGCTGACCCACGTCTTCACCGGCGTTTTCGTCCAGGGCGTCCACCGCACGATCTATCTGGCCCTGGGGGCGATGGTCGGGGCCCAGGTCGGAGCCCAGCTGTCCAATCACCTGAAAGGCCGCTGGATCATCAAGAGCCTGGCCGTGGCCCTGGTCTTCGTCGGAGCGCGCATTCTGTTCCAGGCGCTTTGATTTTCCGAGGGCCTTGGTGACGCCCCAGGGCAACGAAATCGGGGTTTTGTCTTGCCGCGGTCTGCCCCTTATTGTAACCGCAGTGGCAGGATTCCACGCATCCCCTGCGTAGCGACGCGGGCTGGATGAGCCTATTCCCGTGCGGCCGTCGAACGGTCGGCGGGCGGGACTGACAAAGGAGGACAGCCGGATGAACGAGCGCATCGAAACGGACAGCCTGGGCGAGGTGAAAGTCCCGGCGGACAAGCTCTGGGGCGCGCAGACCCAGAGGTCGCTTGAACATTTCAGCATCGGCGACGACCTCATCCCGCGCGAGATGATCGGTTCCTACGCCATCCTCAAAAAGGCCGCCGCCCTGGCCAACGCCGAACAGGAGCGCCTGCCCCGCGACGCCATGGCCATGATTTGCGCCGTGTGCGACGAGATCCTCGACCACAGGCACGACGACATGTTTCCGCTGCGCGTCTGGATGACCGGTAGCGGCACCCAGTTCAACATGAACGTCAACGAGGTCGTCTCCAACCGCTGCTGCCAGCTGGCCGGCACGCCCCTTGGCGGCAAAAAGCCGGTGCACCCCAACGACCACGTCAACATGTCCCAGTCGTCCAACGACAATTTTCCGACCGCCATGTACATGGCCGCGGCCATGGGCGTGGTGCGCGACCTGCTCCCTTCGCTGACCGGGCTGCGCGACGCCCTGGCCGCCAAGGCCGAGGCCTGGAAGAATATCGTCAAGATCGGCCGCACCCACCTTCAGGACGCCGTGCCGCTGACCCTTGGCCAGGAGTTTTCCGGCTACGTCGGCATGCTGGCCGATGACGTGGCCCGTTTGGAGGCGGCCCTTGGCGGCGTCTACGCGTTGCCGCTCGGGGGCACGGCCGTGGGCACGGGCATAAACGCCGCGCCCGGGTTCGCCGAGGCGGCCATCGCCCACATCGCCGAGCTCACCGGTCTGCCGTTTACCCCGGCGCCCAACAAGTTCACGGTGCAGGGCGCTCATGACGCCCTGGTGCAGCTCTCCGGGACGCTTCGCACCCTGGCCGTGTCGCTTTTCAAGATCGCCTGCGACATACGCCTTTTGGCCTGCGGTCCCCGGGCCGGCTTTTACGAGCTCATCATCCCGTCCAACGAGCCGGGCTCCTCGATCATGCCCGGCAAGGTCAACCCGACCCAGTGCGAGGCCTTGACCATGATCGCCGCCCAAGTCATGGCCGCCGACGTGGCCGTGGGCTTCGGCGGCGCGGGCGGAATCCTGGAGATGAACGTCTACAAGCCGCTCATCATCTACAACATCATGAAATCAATCCGCATCCTCACGGACGGCATGCACAACTTCCGCCGCTTCCTGGTGGAGGGCATGGAACCCAACACACGGCGCATCGCCGAGTTCGTCGGCCGTTCGCTCATGCTGGTCACGGCCCTGTCCCCGGTCATCGGCTACGACAAGGCCTCGAAAATCGCCCATCATGCCATGGAGCACGACCTGACGCTTCGCGAGGCGGCCATGGAGCTGGGCTATGTGGACGGGGCGGAGTTCGATCGGATCGTGGTGCCGGCCAGGATGACCCAGCCGTTCGTGGCCAAGGATTGATCTTTTCCCGGCCAAACCGTCGCGCAAGCGGCCCAAAGGATGCGAGGTGGCGCATGACCCAGGCAGGCAAACGCGGCAGGGAACTGCTGCTTGATCCGGCGTGCAACCAGGGAACGGCATTTTCCGAGGCGCAAAAGCAGTCGCTCGGACTGGTGGGGCTGGTCCCGGACGTGACCGAGACCCTCGACAGGCAGCTTGAACGCGTCCGCCTGCAGCTTGGCCACAAGCATTCGGACATCGACCGCTATATCTATCTGGTGGGCCTGCTCGACCACAACGAGACGCTTTTTTACAAGACCATCATGTCCGACCCGGCCCGGTTTCTGCCCATCATCTACGACCCGACCATCGGCGAGGCCTGCCTCAAGTTCGGCCACATCTTCCGCCATCCGCGCGGGCTGTACCTGTCCATCGAGCGACGGGGCTCGGTGCGCGAGGTGCTGCGCAACTGGCCGGAAAAGGATGTGCGCTTCATCTGCGTGACCAATGGCGGCCGCATCCTGGGCCTTGGCGACCTGGGCGCCAACGGCATGGGCATTCCCATCGGCAAGTTGCAGCTCTATACCGCCGCCGCCGGCGTGCCGCCAAAGGGGCTCTTGCCCATGCTGCTCGACGCCGGCACCAATAACGCCGAGCTTCTGGCCGATCCACTGTACCTTGGACTGCGCAAACCGCGTCCGGCCACGCAGGAACTCTATTCCTTCGTGGACGAGTTCGTCGCGGCGGTGCAGGAGGTCTTTCCCGGCTGCTGCATCCATTTCGAGGACTGGACGGGCGTGGACGCCGTGCATCTTCTCGAGCGCTACCGGGACAAGGTCTGCTGCTACAACGACGACGTGCAGGGCACGGCCGGCATCACCCTGGCCGGGGTGATAAACGCCTGCCGGGCCAAGGGCACGAAGCTTACCGACGAATCGTTTCTTTTTCTCGGCGCGGGTTCGGCCGGCGTCGGGCTGGCCAATCTCCTGTGCGCGGCCCTGGTCGACGAGGGCCTTACCCTGGCAGAGGCGCGGGGCAGGGTGCATATGTTCGACGTGGTCGGGCTGCTGGAATCCTCGCGTACCGATCTGGTGGATTTCCAGAAGCCCTACGCCCATGCCCACGCCCCCATGCCGCGAAGCGATTTCGCCAGGGCGGTGGAGGAATTGCGGCCCACGGTGCTGATCGGGGTCAGCACCATGGGCGGGGCCTTTAACAAGGACGTGGTCGAGGCCATGAGCCGGGTTGGCGACAGGCCGGTCATCCTGGCGCTGTCCAACCCCACCGAAAAGGCCGAATGCACGGCCGAACAGGCCTATGCCTGGAGCGAGGGCAGGGCGCTTTTCGCCGCCGGCGTCCAGTTCGCGCCGGTGTCGTACAAGGGCCGGACCTTCCTGCCGGGCCAGGCCAACAACTTCTACATCTTCCCGGCCGTCGGCATGGCCATCTACGCCACGAGAGCCAACCGCGTGACGGACCGGATGTTCATCCGCGCCGCCAGGGCCGTGGCCGAACAGGTGACAGACGCCCAGCTGACCCAGGGGCTCCTCTATCCGCTCCAGTCCGACATCCTGGAAACCGAGATCAGAACCGCCGCCGCGGTGGCCGGGCTGGTCTTCGACGACGGCCTGGCCACGGTCGACCGGCCTACCGACATGGAGGCGTTCATCCGCTCCCACGTCTATGTCCCGCGGTACGTTCCATAGGATCACGGCGATGGGCGGGAGCGCGCCGTGCGTTCCCGCGTCCTGCCGGCCGGGACATGCCGCTTGTCTGCCCGGGCCGGCGCTGGTAAGGCTGGGGGGTGGCCGTAAAATACGAATCCGTCGTGCCCTGGGGCAGGTCCTTTGACGAATACGTTTCCATGTTCGCCCTGTCGGACGCGGACCTCGACGCCCGCATTCTGGGCTGTGGCGACGGCCCGGCAGCGTTCAACCATGGCATGAGGAAGCGGGGCGGACGCGCGGTTTCCCTCGACCCGATCTACCGGATGGAGACGGCGGCCATACGCCGACGCATCGATGAAACCTGCGCCGACGTCCTCGAGCAGACGCGCCGCAACGCGGAGCAGTTCCGCTGGGACAGGATACGGGACCTGGATGCGTTAAGGGATTTGCGCCTTGGCGCCATGGCCGATTTCCTGGAGGATTTCGAGGCCGGCAAGCGGCAGGGGCGCTATGTCGCCGGCGGCGTGCCGGAGCTGCCCTTTGCGGACGGGGCCTTCGACATCTGCCTGTCGTCCCATTTCCTGTTTCTTTATACCGACAACCTGACCCTCGACTTCCACTGCCGCGCCATTGACGCCATGCTCCGGGTGGCCGGCGAAGCGCGCATCTTTCCCCTCCTCGACATCAATTCCCGGCGCTCCCCCTACGTCGACGCCGTGCTCCGGCGCTACCGGGACAGCGGCCGCGACGTGGCGGAAGTACCGGTGGACTATGAATTCCAGATCGGCGGCAACGCCATGCTGCGTATCCGCTGACGCGGCCTCTTTCGCGGCGTCTTTTTCCCCACCCCGGTTGGCCTCGCGCCCCGATTGGGCTACCGTTTCCCTATGGAAACCGTGATGGAAGCCGCCCTGCGGGCCGGCAAACCCGTATTCTGGCAAAATCCGCTTCGCCGCCCCGTGGATGAGCTGCGTGGGGAGTTGTCCGGAGTGCTGGCCGATATCCGGGCCGCTGCCGCGCGTTTTTCCCGCTTCGCGCCGCTCCTGGCGGACCTGTTTCCGGAACTGCGGCCCACGGGCGGCGTGATCGAATCGCAGTTGCTCCCTCTGCCCGAGGCCATCGGTGCCGGCGGGGGCCGCGAACCTGTGTTCCTCAAGGCCGACCACCTGCTTCCCGTCGCCGGATCGGTCAAGGCGCGCGGCGGGTTCCACGCCGTCCTGGCCGTGGCCGAGCGGCTGGCGCTCACCTCCGGGCTGCTCGCCGGCCCGGACGCGGATTCCCGCCTGCTCGGGGAAGGGCGATCCCGGGCCTTTTTCGCCGGCCACACGCTTTCCGTGGGCTCGACCGGCAATCTCGGGCTGTCCATCGGCATCCTTGGCCGGGCCCTGGGGTTTGCCGTCACGGTCCACATGTCGGGTGACGCCCGGCCCTGGAAAAAGGAAAAGCTGCGCGAGGCCGGAGCCACGGTGGTGGAGCACGCCGGGGACTACGCCGCCGCCTGCGCCACGGCCCGGGCCGCCGCCGCCGGCGATCCGACCAATCATTTCATCGACGACGAGAATTCCCGCGACCTGTTTCTGGGCTATGCCGTGGCCGGACTGCGCTTGCCGGCCCAACTGCGGCCCCTGGGCATCGTCGTCTCGCCGCAGCGGCCGTTGTGCCTGCATCTGCCCTGCGGCGTGGGAGGAGCGCCCGGCGGCATCGCCCTGGGCGCGCGCCTGGCCCTTGGCGACGGGGCCCTGGCCATTTTCGTCGAGCCGGCCGAGGCCCCGTGTATGCTGCTCGGGCTGGCCACCGGTCGCCACGAGGCCGTGTCCGTCAAGGATATGGGGCTTTCCGGCCGCACCATCGCCGACGGCCTGGCCGTGCCGCGTCCCTCGGGACTCGTTTGCCGACTGGTTGCCCCCGTAGTCGATGGCGTGTGCACCGTGACCGACGCGGCCATGGCGGGCCATGTCGTCGCCGCCTGGAAGCGGGCCGGGCTGCGCTTGGAGCCTTCCGCCGCCGCCGCGTTGGCCGGTCCGGCCATGACGCGCGCCGCCGGTCTGCCGCGGCTTGCCGGCAAGACGGCCAGCCACATCGTCTGGGCCACAGGCGGGGGCATGCTGCCGGACGAGGTGTTCGAGGAAATCCTGGCCATGGGGGAAGGGCAGGGGTGATCATAAGCGCCAGCCGCCGCACGGACATCCCGGCCTTTTATGCCCGCTGGCTACTCAACCGGCTGCGGGCCGGGTTCTGCGAGGTGGTGAGTCCCTTCAACGCCGCCCAGGTCAGTCGCGTTTCCCTGGCTCCGGAAGACGTCGACGCCATCGTCTTTTGGACCCGCGATCCGCGCCCGCTGCTGCCGCATCTGCCCGAAATGCGAGCCATGGGCCACGAACCCTTTTTCCTTTTCACCGTGCTGGCCAATCCCCGGGAGCTGGACCCCAAATGCCCGGCCCCGGACGTCTCCGTGCCGGCGTTTGCCGCCCTGGCCGAAGCGCTGCCGGGCCGGATCACCTGGCGCTACGACCCCATCGTGCTGACGGAAAAAACGCCGCCCGACTGGCATCGGGGCGTCTTTGCCCGGCTGGCCCGCCGTCTTGCCGGCCTGACCGACCGGGTGGTGGTCAGCTTCATGGAGCCCTATCGCAAGATCGCCAGCCGCATGAAACCCCTGGCCGGGCAAGGGTTCGCGCCGTTTGCCCCGGACGAGGAGGAACACCTGCGCCTGCTCTTCGATCTGCGCGACATGGCCGCCGCGCACGGCCTGCGGCTTATGACCTGCTGTCAGCCGGAACTCTATCAGGAAGCGGGCATCACCCCGGCCCGGTGCATCGACCCGGACTGGATCGCCACGCGCCTCGGCAGGCCCCTCGATCTCGGCAAGGACCCGCACCAACGGCCGCGTTGCGGCTGCGCCCCGAGCAAGGATATCGGCGCCTACGACCGTTGCCTCTTCGGCTGCCGTTACTGCTACGCCACGTCGAGCTTCGAGCGCGCCCGGGCGGCCTTCGCCCGCCATGACCCCGAAGCGGCGGCGTTGTGAGGGATGTATGCCTCCGGCGGCCAGGGGGAAACTTTTTGAAAAAAGTTTCCCCCTGGACCCCCTTCAAAAACTTTTCAAGGGGGCGAAATGGTATTGATGACAGGTGCCATTTCTCGTTGCGGTGTTTTTGCATGAGAAACGGGATGGGGGGAAAGTGCGGCGAACGCCCGGAATTCGGGAATTGCTTCCGCACAGGCGTATGCGATTGGGGTGACTGACTGCCGGGGCCATGGCGTAAGGCCTCTTCTTGTCGCCTATGGGGCGCGTGGCCTGGGGCCGGCGGGCGGTTGGCGGGACGCGAAGGCGTATTCTTCGAATATGCGCCGCGCGCGTCCTGCCAACCGCCCGCCGGCCAGCCAAAGGAAGCAATCGAACCGACGCCGTTCGGTTCGAGCGAATGAAATTTGTCCCCCCCTTGAAAAAGAGGGGGTTAGCGGTTGTTGGCCGCGTAGAGGGCCGCCACTCGGGCGGCGAGGCTTTTTTCTTTTATTTGGCGCATGGGGGACGGGGATTGCTGCGCCTCCTCACGCGGGCTTCCGGCAGCTTCGGGAAAAGAGCCGTTGGAAGCGATGGCCGTGGACGCCCGCACCGTGGGGACGTTGGTCGTGGCCGCCGGGTCGGCCAGCTTGAAGGGCGAGGCGAAGCGGTAGCCGCATTCCGGACAGGCCATGAGCATGCCGCCGATGCCGGCGGGAAAACGAAGCGCCTGGCCGCAGCCTGGGCAATGACGCACGGGTCCCTCGGACATCCGATCCTCCGATACAGGACGTATTGCAAGAGAAGTACCTGCAAACCCGTGTTTGGTTACAGAATGGCGTGCAACAAGGGAAAGAAATGATGGAACAGCTTGTATTTGATGATTTTCTCAAGGTGGATATGCGCGTCGGCCGCATCCTGAGCGCCGAGCCGCTGCCCAAGGCCCGTATCCCGGCCTACAAGCTGACCATCGATTTCGGCGAGCTTGGCGTCAGAAAGTCGAGCGCCCGCGTCACTAATCTCTATACCGCCGCCGATTTGCCCGGTCGGCAGGTCATCGCGGTCGTCAATTTTCCGCCCAAGCGTATCGCCGGTTTTTTGTCGGAGGTGCTGGTGCTCGGCCTCGACGGCGAGGGTGGGGTGGTGCTGCTCGAGCCCGAGCGCGAAGTGGCCCCGGGGCAGCGTGTTTATTGATGCCCGTCAATTCCCGTCAAAGGGGGTCCGGGGGGAATTATTTCCCCCGGCGGGGTTCAGGGGCAGAGCCCCTGGTGGGGTGGTCCCGGAGGGGCGACGCCCCTCCGGGCTCTTCGCTCCCCCACCTTCGCAAAAACGCCAATACGGCGTCGCGGCAGGCTTCGATGGAGAGGTGTTCGGCGTCCACGACGCATTCCGCCTTCGGGTCCTCCTCGAAGGGCACGTCCACGCCGATGACCTGCCCGAGGCCGGGAAACTGCCGGCCGGTGGTCTTTCGCAGCATGGCCTTGGCGTAGAGCCCGGCCATGACCAGCCCTTCGGGGCGGGCCGCTTCCCGGGCCATGGCCGTGGCCAGGGCGCAACGGATGTGCGCCTCGGCAAAGCGGCCCATGAGCGAGCGGGCATACTCGCGCATGGCGCGTTTCGGGGCCGAGGCGTCCATGAGGATGTAGTCGTGGCCGCCGGCGCGGTACAGTCCGGCCGCCTCCTCGGCAAGGAGCCGGTAGGCCGCTTCGCGTTCGGCCTCGCTGTAGGTGGGCTTGGGGAAGTAGGCCTTGCGCCGGGCGTCCATCTCCAGATACGCCACGCGGGAGCCGCCGAGGGTCAGCGTTTTTTCCACGGCCCGGGCCACCGCGCTTTTGCCCGATCCGGGCAGTCCCGTGAACCACAGCGTGGCGGGCATGGTCACCTCATGTACCGGTTGAAGTCCTGGCAATCGAACCGGTCGTCCTCGAGCACGTTGACGAGAAAACGCAGGAGTCCCTTGCGCACCTCGGGCGGATGGCCGGGGTACCATTGGGGCGAGGCCACGACCAGTCCCCGGAAGACGAAAAACGGCGCGATGACGGCAAGGATGTCGTCGTCGCCCGATTCGCGCAGGTACGTCTCCCAAAACGTCATGTAGAGCCGCTCGAAATCCCCGGTAAGCTTCGGTTCCTTGTACAGCCCGAACAACACGTAGTTGAGGCTCATGGTGGCCACGTCGTCGGCCGGTTCGCCCCACTGCCCCCGGCTGCGGTCGAGCACGGCGAAGTCGCGTTTTGCGCCGTCTTCCTGGATCAGCACGTTCCAGGGATGGAAGTCGCCGTGCACCTCGCTTAAGCGGTGGGTGTAGCCGCGAAGCTTCCAGCGCCAGTCGACCACGCGTTTTTCCAGGGC
Proteins encoded in this window:
- a CDS encoding DUF1848 domain-containing protein — translated: MIISASRRTDIPAFYARWLLNRLRAGFCEVVSPFNAAQVSRVSLAPEDVDAIVFWTRDPRPLLPHLPEMRAMGHEPFFLFTVLANPRELDPKCPAPDVSVPAFAALAEALPGRITWRYDPIVLTEKTPPDWHRGVFARLARRLAGLTDRVVVSFMEPYRKIASRMKPLAGQGFAPFAPDEEEHLRLLFDLRDMAAAHGLRLMTCCQPELYQEAGITPARCIDPDWIATRLGRPLDLGKDPHQRPRCGCAPSKDIGAYDRCLFGCRYCYATSSFERARAAFARHDPEAAAL
- a CDS encoding tRNA-binding protein; protein product: MEQLVFDDFLKVDMRVGRILSAEPLPKARIPAYKLTIDFGELGVRKSSARVTNLYTAADLPGRQVIAVVNFPPKRIAGFLSEVLVLGLDGEGGVVLLEPEREVAPGQRVY
- a CDS encoding D-serine ammonia-lyase; its protein translation is METVMEAALRAGKPVFWQNPLRRPVDELRGELSGVLADIRAAAARFSRFAPLLADLFPELRPTGGVIESQLLPLPEAIGAGGGREPVFLKADHLLPVAGSVKARGGFHAVLAVAERLALTSGLLAGPDADSRLLGEGRSRAFFAGHTLSVGSTGNLGLSIGILGRALGFAVTVHMSGDARPWKKEKLREAGATVVEHAGDYAAACATARAAAAGDPTNHFIDDENSRDLFLGYAVAGLRLPAQLRPLGIVVSPQRPLCLHLPCGVGGAPGGIALGARLALGDGALAIFVEPAEAPCMLLGLATGRHEAVSVKDMGLSGRTIADGLAVPRPSGLVCRLVAPVVDGVCTVTDAAMAGHVVAAWKRAGLRLEPSAAAALAGPAMTRAAGLPRLAGKTASHIVWATGGGMLPDEVFEEILAMGEGQG
- a CDS encoding NAD-dependent malic enzyme — protein: MTQAGKRGRELLLDPACNQGTAFSEAQKQSLGLVGLVPDVTETLDRQLERVRLQLGHKHSDIDRYIYLVGLLDHNETLFYKTIMSDPARFLPIIYDPTIGEACLKFGHIFRHPRGLYLSIERRGSVREVLRNWPEKDVRFICVTNGGRILGLGDLGANGMGIPIGKLQLYTAAAGVPPKGLLPMLLDAGTNNAELLADPLYLGLRKPRPATQELYSFVDEFVAAVQEVFPGCCIHFEDWTGVDAVHLLERYRDKVCCYNDDVQGTAGITLAGVINACRAKGTKLTDESFLFLGAGSAGVGLANLLCAALVDEGLTLAEARGRVHMFDVVGLLESSRTDLVDFQKPYAHAHAPMPRSDFARAVEELRPTVLIGVSTMGGAFNKDVVEAMSRVGDRPVILALSNPTEKAECTAEQAYAWSEGRALFAAGVQFAPVSYKGRTFLPGQANNFYIFPAVGMAIYATRANRVTDRMFIRAARAVAEQVTDAQLTQGLLYPLQSDILETEIRTAAAVAGLVFDDGLATVDRPTDMEAFIRSHVYVPRYVP